Proteins from a genomic interval of Liolophura sinensis isolate JHLJ2023 chromosome 3, CUHK_Ljap_v2, whole genome shotgun sequence:
- the LOC135463903 gene encoding protein FAM167A-like yields MRDANSNRLELPSITVDDFSTEKKDEEHEVLTFVPGRTCLCPTSGDSHFDQLIETTTRLNLKTRRPSYTAWREQYLGKPLLSSGRPFTIHETETDNDDFTEDRKTKIEESLEWLRHELMDMRSQDKLLACRLLSLRKDIHQFKLQKGQQEHEELLDDVQADYEEFNQLSELCDMPMDELVYNNNPLKHLGVTRLNLNARRFSTC; encoded by the exons ATGAGAGACGCTAATTCCAATCGACTGGAGCTACCGTCTATAACAGTGGACGACTTCTCAACAGAAAAGAAAGACGAAGAACATGAGGTTTTGACATTCGTTCCTGGAAGAACATGTCTTTGCCCAACTTCCGGTGACAGTCACTTTGACCAACTTATTGAAACCACGACGAGGCTCAACTTGAAAACGAGGCGACCGAGTTATACGGCTTGGCGAGAGCAGTATTTGGGGAAACCCCTTTTATCATCAGGGCGTCCTTTTACCATTCATGAAACTGAGACAGACAATGACGATTTTACCGAAGATAGGAAAACGAAGATTGAAGAATCTCTGGAATGGTTAAGACACGAACTG ATGGATATGAGGTCTCAGGACAAACTACTCGCTTGTCGATTGTTATCCCTCCGCAAAGACATTCACCAGTTTAAACTGCAGAAAGGCCAACAAGAGCACGAGGAACTACTTGACGACGTCCAGGCGGATTACGAAGAATTCAACCAGCTCTCCGAGCTGTGCGACATGCCTATGGACGAGCTCgtgtacaacaacaacccaCTGAAACATTTGGGAGTTACCCGACTAAACCTCAATGCCAGGAGATTCTCCACGTGTTAA